AATGAAAACAGGTTGAGAACTGTGCCACCACTTTTCATAATTCAATGCCTGAATGAACCTGGCAGAGTGGAGTAACTGAGAAGAGCAGAGCCATTTCCTTACCAGTAGTTAAGTATCATTTTTCATATGTCCCACTGCATTAATCAAGTTTTCTCCACTCAGTGCATTTAAcctgctttcttcctctctgaaaaaCCTGTATCCAGGGAAGGCATGTAAAAATCATTTCCCCAGGGAGGTATGTCACTTGATGCCTTCTATCAAGAGCAAGAACCAGGAAACAATGAGAAGGTCTCCTTGTTGTAAAAAGCCTAGGGCAAGCTCTGTGGTTCCAACAAATGCAGAAACTCACTGGAGCAAGCTTTGAGAAATCCACTTTGCCGACTAGCCTTCAAAGTTACTGCTCACTACAGAAAGCTCCGTACAGTGTATTTTCACCCAATGATACCCTACGGCCTCCAAAAGCGTTTCAGAACACACTGATCACCAGACGTTCCATACACAAGGGTGTTACTAGCAGATACTACAGGATTTTCCCTGTGTGTTAGCAAAGCATAAATCAGGCACATAAAGCTGGGTGCAGACAatacttccttctctctccacctcctccttcagAAGCGTATATGCACACAGACcacccagcagagctgccttCTCTTAGCTTTTCCCTTAGGCTTCATGTGTCTTTTTGGTTACCTGCTCTCTAGGACATGGGAATTGGCTTTGGTTTCAGCAGAAGCCCACAGCACAGTGCACTGACCCTGTCCTTCAAGAAAACTTGCTATTTGAGCTGGTTTCATAGGAGGAATCATCAGTGCCATAATTTTGACCAACAGGAATCATCCATCTGCTTTCTCAGGCATTCTCCTGATTTTGAATATACATTTAAGCAGATACACGGTGAAAGAACATCACCTGCATAAGACAGCTATTCTCAGCAATGCATCTTCCTGGTGAATACACCAAGCCCTGTTTTAACTATCATAACGCTTAAGAGGATGCATTGAGATTGTCACTGCCTGCTCACACGTCTGTGAATGCATGCCACACTATTATAGGCTCATCGCCCTCCTTTAGCCCTTGTGGTCTGTCCCTGAAACACTGCAAATGCAAGTCAAGCCACAAAAAGTTGTGTACTCTAAGACATAGTTGTCTGCATTTCCTTTCACCAGCTCGAGCTCGTGTTCCCTCTTACCTGGTTGATAATCAataccttcctcttctttctaaAGAGGATGGCAAAAGTCTGACCTTCATGCATTTCTACAAGGTTTGGGTCAGAGGACTGACCTCTCTGCTGTGCAGCAGGATGATAAGTGACCTCCAGCCTTTAAGTGACACAGGTGGTCTAATAGAAGACTAGAACCATCCGAAGTATCTACCTCAGACAGGACTCAGCATGAATAGTGGTACCTAGGTGCGTTCATAAGACTCAAATTACAGCTGGCTTGTCCTGTGCTGACTGCACATGAAGGCAAAAGTAGCATTTAGCTGTTTTAACTGATTGAACATATCAAAGCAATTAGGAAGCTCCTGGCAAGTGACGTCAGGGGATACAATTTCTTTCCAATGACTTTCACAGGTTATGCCATGTTCTGATGTAAAATGTGAATGTAATGTCAGGTACTACTGATTATTTTCATACCATGGTGCTTCTAAGAGATCAGTAGAGTgcaaaatactaacaaaaaatGGAGACTAAAACCCTGTAGTAGTAGGAAATCATGTGGGGTTCTACAGTCACGTTTCTTTGGTTAGAAGTGAACTCTGCTATCACTTAAAGTCTGACCTCACAGTGTGTTAGCCCACCTCCAATCTATCTGACCTGTTTAATGCAAGACATACCCAGCACTGTGACCTGCTCTCACCCCACCATCCAGCTCTGATACAGACTCTACAGCAACCACCTGTGTTGAGTGGAAATGCCGATTACTACTGtagcaaatgaaataaaatgactCGGGTGATTATGTGTGTTAAGATACTTTTAGGTACACAGGTCAGCACTAGATTACAAGCCTGCTTTTATGAGATCAAGTTAATGGTTACTGCCAGAGCAAGACATCCCAGACACCTCCTGGTATGGGTATATTCTAACTAATAATGATTTGAATTTGAACAAGCAATTCCAACAGGAGAAAAGATTTTGCTTAAATTACTGTACAGGGATTAATGGTTTTAATACTAATAGTGCAAAAGAAAAGTAAGAGTGGCAAGACAAATTGATGCATCTGACGCTAATTGCTACAGTCTGTGGTTTCTAAGATAGAAGCTTCCATATACAACATTTGTATCTTTGATGGTTAATTGTATCTACATATATCACCAAGTCCCTCATGACTACACAGAAAAATCTGAGGCATAACAACTTGAAAATATTGTAACAGCTGTGtcaatttttcccctcttttgaaTACCTCTACCTTTGAGCTCAGGCCCAGGCTTTCCAAAAGCAGATCTTTCAATACTCAAGATGAAAACAACACAGCCAAAAAGTTTAACTCCTTCAGTGAAGCAACTATAGCTTTCCAAAGGAGAAGGATCTTTACTGTTTCATTGCCTGGATCATATACAGTCTGTGCAGCAACACAGAGATATTCTATAGTTCAATTTGTTAGCACAGAGGGTCTGTTTCTAGAGAAAGCAGACATTCTTTCACcacttttctcaagaaaaaaaaaagctcgtTTAACTTTAAAATGCCCAGCCTACTTTTTAAATTCAACTAAAATTAAACTTCCTGCCTTACCTTCTTTGCTTTTGTATGCTTCCAAGCTTGGACTATTCATAGCTGCCTCTTCTACACACAAAGATTTGCAGATCTTTTTCTTCAAAGAGTCTAAGATGCTCAGCTCACACTGTAGAATGAGTAGTCAGGACAACTTCATGGTGAAGTTACTCTTGGTAATTAAAAAGCTATACAGAGCCaatcactgaaaacagaactgacagTACTCCTTTCTCCACTGCCCACAAAAACTACCGTTCCCGTGACTCACCACATCAAACCCCTCAAAAAAAGCACACAATATTAATAGTTCGTGTTACAATTGCACATCTTTAAGCTCTGTCAGGCCTCCTCCACAAGATTCTCCTCCTTGAAAGTGTTTCAGTATGCTACAGCTTCTTCAAGGGTCTGTACTCAGCTGAGGTACGTGAAAGCAGTGGCATTTTCCTCATACCTGCAACTGATCTCTTGGCCCTCTCTCTCTGTACTCATGAGGAATTCAATTGTTAACCAGTGCTTATGTTCAGTAGTGCTTACTGGATTCAGGCAATCTCCTGCAAGGGGGATGGGAACAGGTTACCCCAAATGTCACTAAGGAAATCTGTAGACTACAACCCTGGAAGCTTCACAGGACAGCTATGTTTCTGCAAAGGACAGAGCTGCTTCAAATGGGCACCAGTTTAACACATGCTTTCTCATTTCTAGTTATCACTTAAGTTCTCTTGCTCTAAAACTTGCCTCCATACATAAAGCAATCAATGTACTAGTATAATTGTATTAGTAAAGCTGTGGAGATATGAGAATGTCTATGTAAGGATTATTTTTCACTCTAAGTTACTTTATCCTGGTAGCATGCCACAATTCCAAAATAATTTACCTTAAGATCAACATATTGACTTTTAGCATAGAGTTGGAATTGGTTACCACACAtataaacagcaagaaaaaaaacagacaggAATGAAACAGACAAAGTATTGAAAAAGCCTTGACTAGAAAAATATGACCTTTTAAACTGAATTGTCCTTGAAGACAACACTTTCCATCTGAAATGTCCAGACAACttagaagactttttttattttgtctgttaaAAGGCTTTAAAACAATTGCTTTTTCCCCACTTTAATTCACTTTtgtatttcacaaaacaaaataagaggCAGGCACACTATATCTAAGGACTTGAGACCAGATGACAGTACAACAGCAAACAGTATACTAGCAATGTTCCtgtatacaaaaaagaaaaaaatgaaaaagagactGATACATTTGATAAATTCATGTCCATTTTGATGGACAGAAGTAACTTTCATCTTTCATCAAAGCCAAATATAGTACCTGTacacaataaaaagaaacacaaatgcTGACAGTGTGCATCTCTTGATGACTCTCgtttggacatttttttttttaaaggaagcacAGAAACAGGGAAGAGCAAATGCTATGCACTTCACACACCAAGGAAGTCTTACCTCTGACTTTGACCTGACAGAGGAATAGAAATACAGGATAAAAATTGCTGTTCAACATTGCTTTTTCATCATTAGAGCTCACACTCCCAAAAGGCAACCACAAAAATCCAGAAAAGGTTTTAAGAtaagtaaagaaattaaaaggtcaGACAGTTCCTGTTGTGGACAAAAATCAGACCTTGCAGTTCTGAGAAACAACATTCCTCATTCTGCCTCAAGTCGAGGTAAGACAGGAAGAATAAGATTTCCAAATGCAGAGTCTTGAGTTATGAAGTATCCTGAGGAATGTGCATGTGCatgctgaaaagagaaaaatatttgttaaagcaTAACTCCCTGCAGCACTGATGTAATTTAAAACTTTACAGCTTCTGCAGcattaattatttatttctccCAGGCTGCTCCTCAACTCTGACAGTCaaattcaaaaccagcattttagaTCAGCCACATCTGAACAGGGTCCATCAAGGGAATTAACTTGGCCATTCCCTGCTGCTCCTTTTTCAGCAAATCCCATGGAAGCATGGTAAATGGACTCCTGATCGCTCTCCTCTGCCTAGACCCCAGGCTTCAATTCCCACCTATAACCAACTCACAGGTCTTGGTCTGGGACAGCTGCCACATATGGCTGCCAGAAGCATGCATCAGCAGTGCCACACAACCCAGGGCTGCAGCTACCAATGACACATGACCAGACACATTCCTGTACAACACAGGGCACCAGGCTCCTGCTCACATGATGTATATATGCTTCTTTACCCGAGGAGGGCAGCTGCTGCTTATGGCTCTGGACAGCATTTGTAAAATCCTATGCAGACCTTCCTAGTTCAAAGACTGGACTCCAGTAAGCTAGATGGCCTGTACAATCCTTCCTGCCACCACAGAAAAGCCCTGGTGAATATCAAATTTAGGctgagccggcagtgtgccctTGCACTGATAAAGGCTACCAGCACAGGGGTTGCATCACCAACAGCCAGGCCAAAGGAAGCTGCCCATGAGGCTGCATTTGTGATACTATGTTTAGTTTAAAGATACAAACTCAAGAGAGTGCAACATGGACCCAAAGAGACAGCTGggggctgggctggagctctCAACGTTCAAGGGGATGGTGAGAGGACCGAGCTTCTTGTAAGAAGAGAAAGGTGAGGTGAGATCTTATGCTTTTTTCAGATACCCAATGACAGGATATAGAGGAGAGAGCCAGACTCAGAGCCAAGAAAGGCTGTGAGAAGTCCATCCCTGCAGAACTTCAAAACTTCATTGGACCATGTCCTGAACAACACGATATAACACTGCTGTTAGTCATACTTTGAGCACTGGACTAGAAAACTCCAGAGGATCCTTCTAGCCTACAATGTTCTGTGATCAACACAGGACACCACCCAGAGCTCATTTCTGCTTCCACTCACTTTAGGAGAAGCAATCTGGGACCTTTACTGATTAAGAGAAACACAACAAGGCACCGGATACATGAACAAGGTTGCTAGTTTGCATCTCAACATTTTTCCCATTCCTGTGCCCTCTGCCAAACTATGCTGTCTGGAGTGCCAGAAAGGCAGGTGGCCATGTATTGGCTCTCCTGCTCAATTTCCAATTTCAACACCAAAATCAGCCTCACCTGACATAAGCAAAATAGCAGCAAATAGAAGCCTGTAAATGTACAAGTAAGTTTTCCAAATCTTTCACCCCTGTTACTAGTGACTGCAGGGTACTGGCATCTACTCAGATTCAACCAACAAAAGTCATGTGGCTAGTTCTCCCTACACTTCATGAGACATTCAGAAGTATGATAAAACTGACTTGACTGAGATGTACAGAACAGCTATGATACTGTAGGCTACATTCTTACAACCATATTCAGGGATAATGAACTGATAGATTTAAGTTTTCATCATAACAGAAGAAATTTCATTtgcaagaaatacagaaaggTATGAAACCTAACCTCTAAAAGgggcttttccttctctctagATGCAGGCCTGCTCTCTGAAGGGATGCACATCTAAAACAGAGCCAAGCGAAGCTCTACCTGACTATATCAGCTTACCTGCAGTGCAGCCTTCTGCTGTGCTGCGATGTGCTGTTGCTCAGCATGATCACGGAAATCCTTGTTCAGTGGTGATCTTGCAAGTGCAATGCTGCAAAAAAGAACAAGATGGTAAGATAcatactgcagaaaaatatgtgTCCTTGCCGTTCTACTCATAGATTCCATGACTTCCACAGCTCACAATTTATTTGACTCACAGCTTGATAATTGTTAACTATTGGTTGgaattactattttttaacaTGAGAGAACAGGAAAATGGAGTGATCTTATCTGTACCATTTGACCTAGCATAAACACTTGATGCCAAACTAAACCCAGAAGACTCTCAGTTCTGAAGCCTGTTGTGGATTTCACTCATGGGTGgagtcccactgaagtcagtggaaccACTGGGGTGCAACGTTAGACAATGTCAGcaatttttaaaacagcagctTTGCGTTTTCACCTTTACTCAGTCACTCAGTGACTGTTCTAAACAAGTGTGATAAACAGAAGCACTAACAAAAGCTCTGCAGTCTTCCGAATAAGACTAGTTCTTCAGCAGGTGGTCAGCAGATCACTGCTTATGGTAAAGGAGCTTCATACTTATGTAACTGAAATAATGATCCTCTGATGATAGCTTAGGGTACCTAAAATTGATGTTGCTTATCTATCTCAGTGCAGCATACATTaggtttcaaattaaaatttctcAATAGGTTTTCTTGGCTTTTGTATCTTAAGATTTGTCCACCTTGTTAAccaaaaaaggaagagataaaaagcagactcttttttttccccccccaactGTAATATTAAAGTAACATGATCAGCCATCCTCCAGATAGAAATCAGCGAGGACTGCCATTAGAGCTGTATCACAAGACAATTCACAATTACCTCTGACACTGGGTCTGGAGACTGGTGCtgaaagcccagctctcctgagtCAGAGACAAAAGTATGAAGGACAGCAAGAGATCCAAGCAAACTCATCAACTGACCTTTCCCAGCGGCTTCAATGTCAACAGCTGATTTAGTAAATCAGTTTTTCAAAAGCAGCCACGCTCGTGAAAAGACCTTTAGCCAAATCTACTCCTAAATGCATAATGAAAGCTAAGTAACAATCCTCTGAGCAGATTTTATGACAAATATTAAGATAAGCTTCACTACTGGAGAAAAGTACCActcagtttatttaaaacataacattttcagttattttgaaggtatttattttacatttaattttgtaCTCTTTAACTTTTCAATATGATTTCTGTAGATAATCTTACAGCTTCATCATAAGCTGACATTTTTCAAGGGAGTTCTTCTGTTCTTGTATAGAGGATTCCCATATGCCAAGGCCAGAAATCAATTAActtgttcacccttatgttggCCATGCCACTATTGTGCTTTAGGTACATCAAACTCTTTCCTGTTGTTTGTAGAATATCTGTGGTCTCATTTCTGACAACTCTGTGGCCCAAAACCTTTGGCACAACATCCCTGCCGCAGAACTGTCCGCTTCTCAAAAATTACACATCAGCCCACCACCACAAAGCAGGCTTTGACTGCTGCTTTGTAggttcctccccatccccaccttcAAAATTAGTAAATTCTAATTCTGCTCACTAGCAgtgttatttttccttaaagaaaaaagcaaaaaagcacacCCTGAAACTCTGCCAGACTTGCAGTTAAGTATGGAAACACTGTTGCCAGGAGTCAGGGGTTGTACATAACagtatatttctatttttttctctaatcagTAATTTTGCTTGAGTAATAACTGTATACAGAGTCACTCAGAGATCTAACTCAGATGATTTCAAATATCCTGCATGTTTTTTGACAGTGTGAAGAGACTAAAGGTGACCTAGCATCTCCTTGAAAAAAGGCACAGGCAGCACTCAGACTGTATTCAGAGCATTTTACTCTCTATCTACATGATACTGCATGTAACATGCTGTGTCTAGAATATGGCACTGCAGTCACTTCATGCTAACCCAAAAGTTCAACTCAGTTTCTCCATGTAAACCAGCATGTGATTTTCTAGTTACTGATTTATGACAACAATCTCATCTTTTTGTCTTAAATGGGAAAAATCCCAGCGACAGCTCTTAAACTCATACCTTATCGTGTAGAATCATCCTTACAACACAGCATCTTTTACAAGAAGATCTGCGGTAACATAAACTGGCTTTGTCGTGCACACAGGGAATTTCAAGGATAACTCATTCCCTGCCCTAACTGTTCTTCTCTAAACACACAGTAACCTCAACCTAATGCTATTTCCATGCCTTACAGCGTTTTAGCTTAATAATTAGCTTTCTCAGTGCCAGCTCCCTCACTCTTCTTTAACGTAGACTTTAGAACAGTTGAGTAAGCATATCTGCTTCTCCTCTTCTCAGATGGAAATTATGTACGCCAAAATTCAGGGCctataaacaatttaaaatacttaTATGTTCCTAAAGTGCAAGGTCTCTCTGACTGGTTATGGATGATGGTCAGAAAACACTTCTGATAAGTGTTTATGTAAGTTTACAGCTCacttgctggggtttttttccctttgatgtAATCAGTGATGTCCAAACAGGTCTAAGAACATAAAATACCTGGCTCCAGGGTGATTTGTGGAAGACTGGTTTTGCATAAGTAACTTTCTCTTCTCCTTGTCTAGTTCTGCCAGGATTGCAACCCTATTTTTATTCTGGAAACCTGGTGggaatgacagaaaaatattagagAGATTTACTTGATTTCTGTGGCCCAACTCTAACCTTGTGGAATTAAAAGACTCTGTACAATATGACATTATGATGAATACACTAATCTACAAAGCTTTGCAACCATCTGAAAGGCTATTAATAAATAGgtttcatctttccttttctcatttgaCGACATGAAATAGCTTCCTTAAGCTATCATacatattaatacattttaaaatacaggtttCTAACTCAAGTTAGATCCTACCCCTTCCCAAGTCAGCTCTGGAGCTACAAAAAAGGTACATGATCAAGTacttgcttttcaaaaaaaagtaaacttaCCAGGTTCTagatttaaaatgaacaaaatgaatATACAGCTCAATGATAATAATGGAGTAGTATACTCATAGGGCCTAGTTTCTCATGCCAGTGAATTCACACTATAGTGCAAGTTTTGCATATGTAACAGGTAGGAATGAGACGACCACTAAGCCTGCGTATGTGCTTATATGAAAATTTACCGCCTTTTATTCAATTTATGCAGAAAGCATTTGTTCTAATATACTAATGTCCTTACATATACACACTACCCTTATTCCAAGTATGACCACAACGATGGAATATAAACTGTCTGGACAGAATACAAGAACATGGCCTTGATCTTCTTTGTACAACATTCTCCCAAAGGGACCTTGTATACTAGAGAAGGTGTCAGGAAGTAGAGTGACTCAGGGAATTCAGAAAATGCCTGAAATAGCTGTCATTTGTGTATTTCCAAAGTTGCCTTCTAAACGAAAATGTGGCAAAACTGCTGTACCTACACGGGACTCATATGGCAAAGGATCTCATTACAGCCACCAAATAAACCAGATACACAAGTCCGTGCTGTTGCCCTGTATGCCTGTACAGCACAACTGAAGACAACGGCTACAGAGCTGACTCCTACAGGCCTCTGTGTCACTAAGGACACACCTCATGTCAAGAATATACACTTTTTAAATCTCTAATTTGCTGCAATTCTATAAATATCAAGCCACTacactgtcattaaaaaaaaaaaagatgtaaaactCAACTTACCTTCTTTATTTCCTCCATACAAAAAGTCAAAGTAATTCCTGTTGGAAACCATTGCCTGTTGTGCCCCTGGCCCTATTCAGAGTGCTGTTTTAGTAGCACTACTAAAAAATGGTAGCCTACTAACTGTTAGGAAGGCCAGACACAGTAACTCTTCAGGGGAGTATTAGCGTGTCAAGGTAAAAtgatttcaaatttattttcagtagctGCACTCGAAGTTCATTCCCTTTGAgagatctgctgctgctgctcaatTACATAATCCAATTCCTTTCATCAGCATGGTTCACCGAAGGAGACAATTATCAGGTAGAAACCTTCAATTCTAAATAATAATTTGCATTCATATTGCCTTGCTATCAAACCCTCACCTTCTTCTTTTACTATACTGAACATACACACGCCTGAGCCTCAGTGTCTCAGAATTCTCGAAAAGAGATTACATTTTACTGTGGTTTTATGCAAAATCACCCATAATCATCTTTACATTTGttaagttttttttaattaaatttaaataattgcTATTTTCCTGTCTGTTAATCTCTCCTTCCCATATGGCATTAGTTCCACTTAAACTGTGTTTTGCTAAGTGTATTGATTCAAATCTTCAGTGTTTCTCTGCTCTTTAGGTATTGTACACTATCTTTTTTTGAACACCTGCACTTGCAATAAGtttgaaacattaaaatacaGGTGGATGTGTGCTCTAAGAGATACAAAGGCTGAGAGATTTCACTAATAAGCTAAGATTCAACATTTCTGAGTTGCTAGCCCAGACTTTACTTTCTTGTAAATTCTGGA
The Strix uralensis isolate ZFMK-TIS-50842 chromosome Z, bStrUra1, whole genome shotgun sequence DNA segment above includes these coding regions:
- the INIP gene encoding SOSS complex subunit C — translated: MAANPSGQGFQNKNRVAILAELDKEKRKLLMQNQSSTNHPGASIALARSPLNKDFRDHAEQQHIAAQQKAALQHAHAHSSGYFITQDSAFGNLILPVLPRLEAE